A single Staphylococcus muscae DNA region contains:
- the dnaJ gene encoding molecular chaperone DnaJ: protein MAKRDYYEVLGLSKSASKDEIKRAYRKLSKKYHPDINKEEGADEKFKEISEAYEVLSDENKRANYDQFGHAGAQGGFGQGGFSGQDFSGFGGGGFEDIFSSFFGGAQRQRDPNAPRKGDDLQYTMTVTFEEAVFGTKKEISVRKEVVCHTCNGEGAKPGTKKHTCSYCNGTGHVSVEQNTILGRVRTQQVCPECNGSGQEFEEPCPTCHGKGTEVKTVKLEVTVPEGVDNDQQIRLSGQGSPGENGGPAGDLYVVFRVQPSDKFERDGDDVYYHHSISFAQAALGDEIKIPTLNGQGILTIPAGTQSGKQFRLKGKGVKNVHGYGYGDLFVNIKVHTPTKLTERQKELLKAFAEESGEDISEQPSNFKDKARRFFKGD from the coding sequence TTGGCAAAAAGAGACTATTATGAAGTCCTTGGTCTTTCGAAGAGTGCTTCGAAAGATGAAATAAAACGTGCTTATCGTAAGCTGTCAAAAAAATATCATCCAGATATTAATAAAGAAGAAGGCGCTGATGAAAAATTTAAAGAAATCAGTGAAGCTTACGAAGTACTCAGTGATGAAAATAAACGTGCGAACTATGATCAGTTTGGACATGCCGGCGCACAAGGTGGTTTTGGACAAGGTGGCTTCAGTGGCCAAGACTTCTCAGGATTCGGCGGTGGCGGTTTCGAAGATATTTTCAGTTCATTCTTCGGTGGTGCACAGCGTCAACGTGATCCAAACGCGCCGAGAAAAGGTGACGATCTTCAATACACGATGACAGTGACTTTTGAAGAAGCGGTCTTCGGTACGAAAAAAGAAATTTCAGTTAGAAAAGAAGTTGTTTGTCATACATGTAATGGAGAAGGTGCAAAACCTGGAACGAAAAAGCATACATGTAGTTACTGTAACGGAACTGGGCATGTGTCAGTAGAACAAAATACAATTTTGGGTCGTGTCCGCACGCAACAAGTTTGCCCTGAATGTAATGGTTCTGGACAAGAATTCGAAGAACCTTGTCCAACATGTCATGGTAAAGGCACAGAAGTTAAGACAGTGAAACTTGAAGTTACTGTACCTGAAGGTGTGGACAACGACCAACAAATCCGACTCTCTGGACAAGGTTCTCCAGGTGAAAATGGCGGCCCTGCTGGTGACTTATATGTTGTATTCCGTGTACAACCATCTGATAAATTCGAACGTGATGGTGACGATGTATACTATCACCATTCTATTAGCTTTGCACAGGCGGCACTCGGCGATGAAATTAAAATTCCGACATTAAATGGACAAGGTATTTTAACGATTCCAGCAGGTACACAATCAGGCAAACAATTCCGCTTAAAAGGCAAAGGTGTTAAGAATGTTCATGGCTATGGTTACGGTGATTTGTTCGTTAATATCAAAGTGCACACACCAACCAAATTAACTGAACGTCAAAAAGAATTGTTGAAAGCATTCGCCGAAGAAAGTGGCGAAGACATAAGCGAACAACCTAGCAATTTCAAAGACAAAGCACGACGTTTCTTTAAGGGAGATTAA
- the prmA gene encoding 50S ribosomal protein L11 methyltransferase: MNWIELSVTVNEEAESIVSNLLQDFGSNGVAIEDSNEIGKVREDKYGEIFDLDPTDYPETHMVIKGYYTEMQVDNTFVERLKEKLSSIEEIDSNILQISTQVIEESDWENEWKNYFHPFQASEKFFIVPSWETVDQGDNFLYIELDPGMAFGTGDHPTTSLCLKAIERVVKPHHSVIDVGTGSGILSIASHLIGAKSVKAIDLDEMAVKVAKDNFKKNGCASEIETATGNLLTNETAQYDVVIANILPHIIELMIEDSYERLNPSGYFITSGIIEEKSESIQTQMKEVGYEIIDVQHDNGWVCITGQKVS, from the coding sequence ATGAATTGGATAGAATTATCTGTAACTGTAAATGAAGAAGCTGAGTCCATCGTTTCCAATCTGTTACAAGACTTTGGTTCGAATGGTGTTGCAATCGAAGACTCAAATGAAATTGGAAAAGTTAGAGAAGATAAATACGGTGAAATATTCGATTTAGATCCAACTGATTATCCAGAAACACATATGGTGATAAAAGGGTATTACACAGAAATGCAAGTAGATAATACTTTTGTAGAACGCTTAAAAGAAAAGCTATCGTCAATTGAGGAAATTGACTCAAACATTTTACAAATATCTACACAAGTTATTGAAGAATCAGATTGGGAAAATGAATGGAAAAACTACTTCCATCCGTTCCAAGCATCTGAGAAGTTCTTTATAGTACCCAGCTGGGAAACTGTCGATCAAGGTGATAACTTCTTATATATCGAATTGGATCCAGGCATGGCTTTTGGTACAGGCGATCACCCGACAACCAGTCTCTGCTTAAAAGCGATTGAACGTGTTGTAAAACCGCACCATTCTGTTATTGATGTAGGGACAGGCTCAGGTATCTTAAGTATTGCGTCACATCTCATTGGTGCCAAGTCAGTTAAAGCAATTGATTTAGATGAGATGGCTGTGAAAGTTGCAAAAGATAATTTTAAGAAAAATGGTTGTGCGAGTGAAATAGAAACAGCAACTGGTAACTTATTAACAAATGAAACAGCACAATATGATGTTGTCATTGCTAATATATTACCCCACATTATCGAATTGATGATTGAAGATAGTTACGAGCGGTTAAATCCATCTGGTTATTTTATTACATCCGGGATTATTGAAGAGAAAAGCGAGTCAATTCAAACACAAATGAAAGAAGTCGGCTATGAAATCATTGATGTCCAACATGATAATGGTTGGGTTTGTATTACTGGACAGAAGGTGAGTTAA
- a CDS encoding 16S rRNA (uracil(1498)-N(3))-methyltransferase has protein sequence MQRYFLNENAENHQRFFITNKDDIHHMSKVMRYTEGDHIIINFNNRQTFEAEIIQIENNSIEIETMEQLEIATEMPVSITVASGLIKSDKYEWLIQKATEMGAHNFIAIQMDRSVVKLNDQKASKKLDRWQKIIKEAAEQSYRQLIPNIKYYSNLKYVYDMISEYDYILMAYEEQAKNGESSQFKKILTQLKPNDKVLLLFGPEGGFSEEEVALFESNAHIVGLGPRILRAETAPLYALSAISYEIELMR, from the coding sequence ATGCAACGTTATTTTTTAAATGAAAACGCTGAGAATCATCAGCGTTTTTTTATCACGAATAAAGATGATATTCATCATATGTCAAAAGTGATGCGCTATACTGAAGGCGACCATATCATCATTAATTTTAATAATAGACAAACATTCGAAGCTGAAATCATACAAATCGAGAATAATTCAATAGAAATCGAGACAATGGAACAACTGGAGATTGCAACAGAAATGCCAGTGTCCATTACGGTTGCCAGTGGATTAATCAAATCTGATAAATATGAATGGCTGATTCAAAAGGCGACTGAAATGGGTGCCCATAATTTTATTGCCATTCAAATGGATCGTTCAGTCGTAAAATTAAATGACCAAAAAGCATCAAAAAAATTAGATAGATGGCAAAAAATAATTAAAGAAGCAGCTGAACAAAGCTATCGACAACTTATTCCAAACATAAAATATTACTCGAATTTAAAATATGTATATGATATGATTAGTGAATATGATTATATTCTAATGGCATACGAAGAACAGGCAAAAAATGGTGAGTCATCACAATTTAAAAAGATACTTACACAGCTTAAACCAAACGATAAAGTACTCCTCTTGTTTGGGCCAGAAGGTGGCTTTAGTGAAGAGGAAGTGGCATTATTTGAATCCAATGCACATATTGTTGGCTTAGGACCGCGTATTCTTCGTGCTGAAACAGCCCCGCTATATGCGTTGAGTGCTATTAGTTACGAAATAGAATTAATGAGGTGA
- the mtaB gene encoding tRNA (N(6)-L-threonylcarbamoyladenosine(37)-C(2))-methylthiotransferase MtaB, whose protein sequence is MSTVAFHTLGCKVNHYETEAIWQLFKEADYDRVDFEQNADVFVINTCTVTNTGDKKSRQVIRRAIRQNPDAVVCVTGCYAQTSSAEIMEIPGVDIVVGTQDRHKLLGYIDEYQQERQPINGVSNIMKNRTYEELDVPYFTDRTRASLKIQEGCNNFCTFCIIPWARGLMRSRDPQKVVEQATQLVQSGYKEIVLTGIHTGGYGQDLKDYNLAQLLRDLETVDGLERIRISSIEASQLTDEVIDVLQHSTKVVRHLHIPLQSGSDSVLKRMRRKYSMAHFSERIKKLHAALPGLAVTSDVIVGFPGETEAEFQETYDFIVQHQFSELHVFPYSPRIGTPAARMDDQIDEEVKNERVHKLIELSNQLAKTYASQFENDVLEVIPEEKSAKDGVLVGYADNYMKVEFEGDVSLIGEICKVKIDKVGYPINYGTFLRTVEHANNQSEFEMLA, encoded by the coding sequence ATGTCAACAGTTGCCTTTCATACTTTAGGGTGTAAAGTAAACCACTACGAAACAGAAGCAATTTGGCAATTATTTAAAGAAGCTGACTACGATCGTGTTGACTTTGAACAAAACGCAGATGTTTTTGTCATCAATACATGTACAGTTACAAATACAGGGGACAAAAAAAGTCGCCAAGTGATCCGCAGAGCGATCAGACAAAATCCTGATGCAGTTGTTTGTGTAACAGGTTGTTATGCACAGACATCTTCTGCAGAAATTATGGAAATTCCAGGTGTCGATATCGTCGTTGGTACACAAGACCGTCATAAGCTTTTAGGATATATTGACGAATATCAACAAGAAAGACAACCCATTAATGGTGTAAGTAATATCATGAAGAATCGTACATATGAAGAATTAGATGTACCTTACTTCACTGATAGAACACGTGCATCACTTAAAATTCAAGAAGGGTGTAATAACTTCTGTACATTCTGCATCATTCCATGGGCACGTGGATTGATGCGTTCTCGTGATCCACAAAAAGTAGTGGAGCAAGCAACACAACTTGTGCAATCTGGTTATAAAGAAATCGTACTCACTGGTATTCATACAGGTGGTTACGGTCAAGACTTAAAAGATTACAACCTGGCACAATTATTACGTGATCTTGAAACAGTGGATGGTCTAGAACGTATTCGTATTTCATCTATTGAAGCAAGTCAATTAACTGATGAAGTCATCGATGTATTACAGCATTCAACAAAAGTTGTACGTCATTTGCACATTCCATTACAATCAGGTTCTGATAGTGTGTTAAAACGTATGCGCCGAAAATATTCAATGGCTCATTTCTCTGAACGCATTAAAAAGCTACATGCCGCATTACCAGGTCTTGCAGTAACAAGTGATGTTATTGTTGGTTTCCCTGGTGAGACTGAAGCAGAATTTCAAGAAACATATGATTTCATTGTGCAACATCAATTTTCTGAGTTACACGTATTCCCATATTCACCAAGAATTGGGACGCCTGCTGCACGTATGGACGATCAAATCGATGAAGAAGTCAAAAATGAACGTGTGCACAAGTTAATCGAGTTAAGTAACCAACTTGCCAAAACATATGCATCACAATTTGAAAATGATGTTTTAGAAGTGATTCCAGAAGAAAAAAGTGCTAAAGATGGTGTACTCGTAGGATATGCCGATAACTATATGAAGGTAGAATTTGAAGGCGATGTCTCACTTATCGGTGAAATCTGTAAGGTGAAAATTGATAAAGTAGGATATCCAATCAACTACGGTACATTCCTAAGAACGGTTGAACATGCAAATAATCAATCTGAATTTGAAATGCTAGCATAA
- the rpsU gene encoding 30S ribosomal protein S21, which produces MSKTVVRKNESLEDALRRFKRSVSKSGTIQEVRKREFYEKPSVKRKKKSEAARKRKFR; this is translated from the coding sequence ATGTCTAAAACAGTAGTCCGTAAAAACGAATCACTAGAAGATGCATTACGTCGTTTTAAGCGCTCAGTGTCAAAAAGCGGTACAATTCAAGAAGTTCGTAAGCGCGAATTCTATGAAAAACCAAGCGTAAAACGTAAGAAAAAATCTGAAGCTGCTCGTAAGCGTAAATTCAGATAA
- a CDS encoding NfeD family protein: protein MGLHTSIVSGAITFQEGMYQFGVWMTSPMVSLILTCLIFLGFVYQLYSNRIHFAGIISIISFLLLLLGFIVLGDVSAITLLMIIIGVILVIIELFVVGAVLGIIGMGLIIFSLITIGDNLSMMLLNVFVALILSIIEWVILVNIFKKTISIFENVVLKDSTNKESGYTSHNDRSHLVGEVATTLTDLRPSGIILLNNERIDAVSEGPFILKNSQVDIVEVEGTRVVVRLTKS from the coding sequence ATGGGTTTACATACGTCGATCGTCAGTGGGGCTATTACATTTCAAGAAGGGATGTATCAATTTGGTGTTTGGATGACGTCACCAATGGTATCTCTTATCTTAACCTGTCTCATCTTTCTTGGTTTTGTTTACCAACTGTATTCAAATCGTATTCATTTTGCGGGTATCATTTCTATTATTTCATTTTTACTTTTATTGCTAGGATTTATTGTATTAGGAGATGTGTCTGCAATTACGTTATTGATGATTATAATAGGAGTTATTCTGGTCATCATTGAACTTTTTGTTGTTGGTGCAGTGCTAGGAATCATTGGTATGGGTCTTATTATCTTTAGTTTAATCACAATTGGTGATAACTTATCGATGATGCTCTTAAATGTATTTGTTGCATTAATTTTAAGTATTATTGAGTGGGTGATTTTAGTGAATATTTTCAAAAAAACAATTTCTATATTTGAGAATGTCGTGTTGAAAGATTCTACAAATAAAGAATCTGGTTACACATCGCATAATGATCGCTCTCATTTAGTGGGAGAGGTCGCTACGACACTCACAGATTTGCGCCCGTCCGGTATCATTCTCTTAAATAATGAACGGATTGATGCGGTATCAGAAGGTCCTTTTATATTAAAAAATTCACAGGTTGATATTGTTGAGGTTGAAGGGACTCGGGTCGTTGTAAGATTAACAAAATCGTAA